The uncultured Desulfatiglans sp. DNA window AGCCTAGGGTTAGCGGGTCTAGGTGTCTCGGATGCCTCTGTCATTTGACACACCGATGCACTCTCTCCGCCGGCTTCACCTTTGGAGTTTGAGGATCGGTCCCATTGAAACTGGAGTTGCTGCGGCACCATGACAATGAATCCTAAGATCCAGACCTCTGGCTACATGTTCGGCCCTTCAGACGAGTCCACCGTCCTAATATGGCCTCTGCTGACTTCTACAGGTCCTTCTGAGACCCTTACGGGACCTCATAGTCTGTACCGACAGACCTGCAGACCTCCCCGGGTAAGAACAGCGGCCTCCACTCCACATCTGCCGCATTTACTACGCTACCTTTTGATGGTTACGGGCTTCGCTCTGTCACGTGAGCTTACCCAGATATCGCAGCCTTATATGCGGTTCGTTTCCCTCAGATCAGAGTTTTGCTTTAGGCTTCCTCCAGACCCCACCTCGCGATGGACGCCCTTGCCCTCAGCTAGCAGTTTCCACCATCAGGACCTGCAGGGGACTTTAACCCCCAAGCCGCTGCCCATGCCGGGCACACGTCATGACCTCCGGCAAAGCCGGAGGCTTGAATTTGTGAACCGCTCAAAGCGGTAAATGAAATCGGGGGCCACCTGAAGGTGGCTGCTATTTGAACAAACCTAGCTGGTCGAGTTTTTTGTCGATTTCTTCGTGTCCTTTCGGCGGGCGTGCAGAGGTCAATAAATTTTCGGCATGTAAAATTTTTTAGCGTGCGAGGATGAAGCGGAGGCCGGGAGACCCCAAGGGGCCTCCGGCCGGGATGGTGTTAGAGGTTTTGATCCTGGTAATGCCACGGCATGAAGGTGTGCGGGGAGGTCTGCAGGGCTTTGGTGTTCTTCAGGAGCCATGTGAGGTAGTCGAGCGGGTTGACGCCTGAGAGTTGACAGGTGTGGATGAGGCTCATGAAGAGATCCCCGACATAGGCGCCGCGCTGGGTCTTGTAGAAGAGGGAGTTTTTCCGGTGTAGGATGGCGAACTTCAGGGCTCTTTCGCAGATATTGTTGTCCAGCGGGGCTCCAGGCACCCTGAGAAAACAGGTCAGTTCCTTCCAGTGTTTGAGGAGGTAGGTGATCGCCTTCCCCAAGCCGGAGTTGGGCTCCACGGTCTTCTCCGCAAATTGCTGATGGCACCACGCCTCGAGAGCTGTCATGACGGGCTCAGTGTTGAGCCGATGGTAAACCAGTCGATCGTCCGGGGACATCTTTTCGGTTCTGGCGATCGCCTCATGCATATAGACCGTTGCCAGCTCGTTGATCACATGGGCGCAGTCGTCCGGGAATCGATCGACCAACTCCACGAACTTCCTGCGGGCATGGGCGAGGCAGTTGGCCAGGATCGTCTGAAAGTCCTTGGATACGTTCCGGCTCAGGGCATCGCACATCTGAATCGGTGGCGGCAGCCCCGTTGCCCGGCGTTTCAACAGGTCGTGCAGATTTTCCCCGGCATGCTGCCTGCCGGTCATGAACATGGCGACCTGATGGCCCTCGGATTCGGTGACCATCCCTGTGGTGAAGATCCCTTTGCGTTTGCTGTCCGGATCCTGCTCTTCGAGGAAAGCGAGCACCTTCGCGGAGGTGTCATCATTGTGGAGCAGCGTGCCCTGCGCGGCGAATGAGACCATGGCATCCATGACCGGGGCCAGAGCTACGGCTGCGGTATCGAGGATATCCCACTGGGTGGAGGCGGGCAGAGGTTGGCCGAGATTCCTTTGAAGGGTCTCGATCCGGTTGAAGGGCATGCCGCAGCCATACTTCAATATCGCCAGCATGGGCGTAGCGGAATCGTCGTATTTTTGCTCGGATATCCCTTCGGGCAGCTCAGGGGTGAAGATATCTCCGCACAGATTGCAGCGTAAGCGGATTCGTTCATAAACGGTGGCTTTGAGAGGGGCTGTTCCAACGATATGAACAAAGACCGACGGCATGGCCAGCTCGTATAGTTTACCCTTCTCACAGCTTGGGCAGGGGTCCCCCGAGTTCAGAACGGGGTGTTCGATGCGCACCCTGGCAGCGCCGGTGTACTGGCCTGCGCCGTTTTTCCCGTGCCCCTGGGGTTTTGGTTTGGCGCCTTTTTTCCGGACTGGTTCGGTTTTATCCTTGAGGATGTTTCGGGCTGTCTCGGTCGGGGCCCCCAGCAGGTATTTGCACAGCCGGCCGATGGAGGTTTCTTTCTCTGCAAGGACCTCCCGCAGGCGCGCCACTGCCTCGGCAAGCCCCAGGAGCACGTCGTAGTCCGAGTCGGTCAGGTTCCGTTCTTTGATACGGTCCTGGAGCGCTTCGAACTCGCCGGCGGATATCACCAGCTTTTTGGGTGATTTTTTCATCGGCACAAGACCTCCCTGAACCGGCGCTCGAGCG harbors:
- a CDS encoding transposase, with product MKKSPKKLVISAGEFEALQDRIKERNLTDSDYDVLLGLAEAVARLREVLAEKETSIGRLCKYLLGAPTETARNILKDKTEPVRKKGAKPKPQGHGKNGAGQYTGAARVRIEHPVLNSGDPCPSCEKGKLYELAMPSVFVHIVGTAPLKATVYERIRLRCNLCGDIFTPELPEGISEQKYDDSATPMLAILKYGCGMPFNRIETLQRNLGQPLPASTQWDILDTAAVALAPVMDAMVSFAAQGTLLHNDDTSAKVLAFLEEQDPDSKRKGIFTTGMVTESEGHQVAMFMTGRQHAGENLHDLLKRRATGLPPPIQMCDALSRNVSKDFQTILANCLAHARRKFVELVDRFPDDCAHVINELATVYMHEAIARTEKMSPDDRLVYHRLNTEPVMTALEAWCHQQFAEKTVEPNSGLGKAITYLLKHWKELTCFLRVPGAPLDNNICERALKFAILHRKNSLFYKTQRGAYVGDLFMSLIHTCQLSGVNPLDYLTWLLKNTKALQTSPHTFMPWHYQDQNL